A section of the Verrucomicrobium sp. GAS474 genome encodes:
- the fliS gene encoding flagellar export chaperone FliS codes for MSQDIGRTYVTNAVRSATPGQLIIMLYDGLIRFATDSRDLLREGKPAADSINRCIRILTELNVCLRFEVAPEFCDRLSKLYEFYTVELSRAMHQHQPEIITNILPMIENLRDAWQTAEQQVGGKKDEGETPEGQ; via the coding sequence ATGAGCCAGGATATCGGACGCACCTATGTGACGAACGCCGTCCGCTCGGCCACCCCCGGGCAGCTGATCATCATGCTCTACGACGGGCTGATCCGCTTCGCCACCGATTCCCGCGATCTCCTCCGCGAGGGGAAGCCGGCCGCCGACTCGATCAACCGCTGCATCCGCATCCTGACCGAGCTCAACGTCTGCCTCCGCTTCGAGGTCGCTCCCGAATTCTGCGACCGCCTTTCCAAGCTGTACGAGTTCTATACCGTCGAGCTTTCCCGCGCGATGCACCAGCACCAGCCCGAGATCATCACGAACATCCTCCCGATGATCGAGAACCTCCGCGACGCGTGGCAGACCGCCGAGCAGCAGGTCGGCGGCAAGAAGGACGAGGGCGAGACGCCCGAAGGGCAGTAG
- the fliD gene encoding flagellar filament capping protein FliD, with amino-acid sequence MGTTITGTLGGVQISSLISAQDAANRSHAVTLSSQETIITGKNTALTTLETQLNSLESNLNAITKVSFWESKVASTGDSNVATATVASTDASDGSYDINILQSATPTVFTSAKASSIPAASATVSSVFGSNALGTILVGTATGGTTTLTIDSTTTLASLASQIGTAIGGSASYDATAGTFTLTASDSLVLSAGTSSFLQNAHLFNNYSARSASGTTLTSGETLSAAYGSSFVNGTFQVNGVSIEADSTDTVGAVINRINAQVPGVTASIVNGRLTVNSTSPVTIANGTGSFFNQAGLATSSATSSTSTTSIGSVDTTTTTAGSSGSFNVNGVAISYSSTDTVAAVLSAINASTAGVTATYDSYNDRILITENTAGPNAVIVNGDTGSFLSKFGLANGTQQTGKSTIFTVNGGSQRVAATNTLSSDDLGIAGLSLTVKKAGETTVTIGADSASIKTMLDAFVDSYNNVQALTTYYTTVDTSNSANNGVLANDGSLTQLGNRLRLVFGSVLDSSGTYRTLADLGITGNSTDNTATISDATNLDNALTNNLDDLKAMFLGSTSGLGSQLTSLINGYVLGSTSVIEGKLASNKTAIKNLDNQISQINSYADVQLLQLQSSYAAYSAAQQQASSMTQYFSSSSSSSSSSSSAGGILS; translated from the coding sequence ATGGGCACAACCATCACAGGCACACTCGGCGGAGTCCAGATCTCCTCCCTGATCTCGGCGCAGGACGCCGCGAACCGTTCCCATGCCGTCACCCTGTCGAGCCAGGAAACGATCATCACCGGGAAGAATACGGCGCTGACGACGCTCGAAACCCAGCTGAACAGCCTCGAATCGAACCTCAACGCGATCACGAAGGTCTCCTTCTGGGAGAGCAAGGTCGCCTCGACCGGGGACTCGAACGTCGCCACGGCGACGGTCGCCTCGACCGACGCCTCGGACGGTTCCTACGACATCAATATCCTCCAGTCGGCGACGCCGACGGTCTTCACCAGCGCGAAGGCCTCGTCGATCCCCGCGGCGAGCGCCACCGTCTCGAGCGTCTTCGGCTCGAACGCCCTCGGGACGATCCTCGTCGGCACCGCCACGGGCGGGACGACGACGCTGACCATCGACTCGACGACGACCCTCGCCAGCCTCGCCAGCCAGATCGGGACGGCCATCGGCGGTTCCGCCTCCTACGACGCCACGGCGGGGACCTTCACCCTGACGGCGAGCGATTCCCTCGTCCTCAGCGCCGGGACCAGCTCCTTCCTCCAGAACGCCCACCTCTTCAACAACTACTCCGCCCGCTCCGCCTCCGGCACGACGCTGACGAGCGGCGAGACCCTCTCCGCCGCCTACGGCTCCTCCTTCGTGAACGGGACGTTCCAGGTCAACGGCGTCTCGATCGAGGCCGACTCGACCGACACCGTCGGCGCGGTCATCAACCGGATCAACGCCCAGGTCCCCGGCGTCACCGCCTCGATCGTCAACGGGCGGCTGACGGTCAACTCGACTTCCCCGGTCACGATCGCCAACGGGACGGGCAGCTTCTTCAACCAGGCGGGCCTGGCGACCAGCTCGGCCACGTCGTCGACCTCGACGACCTCCATCGGCTCCGTCGACACGACGACGACGACGGCGGGGTCGAGCGGCTCCTTCAACGTCAACGGCGTCGCGATCTCCTACAGCTCGACCGACACCGTCGCGGCGGTCCTCTCCGCGATCAACGCCAGCACCGCCGGGGTCACCGCGACCTACGACAGCTACAACGACCGGATCCTCATCACCGAGAACACCGCCGGCCCGAACGCCGTCATCGTCAACGGCGACACGGGGAGCTTCCTCTCGAAGTTCGGCCTCGCCAACGGCACCCAGCAGACGGGCAAGTCGACGATCTTCACGGTCAACGGCGGCAGCCAGCGCGTCGCGGCGACCAACACCCTCTCCAGCGATGACCTCGGCATCGCCGGCCTCAGCCTCACGGTGAAGAAGGCCGGGGAGACGACAGTGACCATCGGCGCCGACTCGGCGAGCATCAAGACGATGCTCGACGCCTTCGTCGACTCCTACAACAACGTCCAGGCCTTGACGACCTACTACACGACGGTCGACACGAGCAACTCGGCCAACAACGGCGTCCTCGCCAACGACGGCAGCCTCACCCAGCTCGGCAACCGCCTCCGCCTCGTCTTCGGCAGCGTCCTCGACTCGAGCGGCACCTACCGCACGCTGGCCGACCTCGGCATCACCGGCAACTCGACCGACAACACGGCGACCATCAGCGACGCGACGAACCTCGACAACGCGCTGACGAACAACCTCGACGACCTCAAGGCGATGTTCCTCGGCTCGACCTCGGGCCTCGGCAGCCAGCTGACGAGCCTCATCAACGGCTACGTCCTCGGCTCGACGAGCGTCATCGAGGGGAAGCTCGCCAGCAACAAGACGGCGATCAAGAACCTCGACAACCAGATCTCCCAGATCAATTCCTACGCCGACGTCCAGCTCCTCCAGCTCCAGTCGTCCTACGCCGCCTACAGCGCCGCGCAGCAGCAGGCCTCGTCGATGACCCAATACTTCAGCAGCAGCTCGAGCTCCAGCTCGTCGAGTTCCTCGGCGGGCGGCATCCTGAGCTAG
- a CDS encoding iron-sulfur cluster assembly accessory protein yields the protein MDTAPLPYKIGNENLCRVSENAARQLATLLAQSGKTGGALRIAVVGGGCSGLQYQMDLVEAPRAKDILVESIAGANGVGTVKVVIDPKSALYVSGSTLDYSDDLQSTGFVVTNPNAASHCSCGKSFTV from the coding sequence ATGGACACGGCCCCCCTTCCCTACAAAATCGGTAACGAGAACCTCTGCCGCGTCAGCGAGAACGCGGCCAGGCAGCTCGCCACGCTCCTCGCCCAAAGCGGGAAGACGGGCGGGGCGCTCCGCATCGCCGTCGTCGGCGGGGGCTGCTCCGGGCTCCAATACCAGATGGACCTCGTCGAGGCCCCCCGGGCGAAGGACATCCTCGTCGAGAGCATCGCGGGCGCGAACGGCGTCGGCACCGTGAAGGTCGTCATCGACCCGAAGAGCGCGCTCTACGTCAGCGGCTCGACCCTCGACTACAGCGACGACCTCCAGAGCACCGGCTTCGTCGTCACGAACCCGAACGCCGCCTCCCACTGTTCCTGCGGCAAGAGCTTCACCGTTTAA
- a CDS encoding aldo/keto reductase: MKYRPLPRTDLQLSEVGFGLWTVSTGWWGTFTEAEALHLMRRALDLGITLFDAADTYGNGKSEELLAKAFPGADRDKIVVSTKVGYDFYQHGDDRGRGQREIPHNFGLAFIREAVEKALQRIGTDRIDILHLHNIRMEQVDDQLLWDLMETLRQEGKIRAWGAALGPAIGWLYEGVDTVKRHQPHVLQHIYNLLEQHPGKAIMDEGASPDTRYLVRVPHSSGMLEGKYTTETVFPPNDHRVHRPRSWLLNGVQKVETLRFLENANRTLGQATLQWLLADPRIGSTLPNIYNEEQLVEFATAPDTARLTPEEMDRIAALHADNFGVRDEEPGKYKGTMSRETATA; encoded by the coding sequence ATGAAATACCGTCCCCTCCCCCGCACCGACCTGCAGCTCTCCGAAGTCGGCTTCGGCCTCTGGACCGTCTCCACCGGCTGGTGGGGCACCTTCACCGAGGCGGAGGCCCTCCACCTCATGCGCCGCGCCCTCGACCTCGGCATCACCCTCTTCGACGCCGCCGACACCTACGGCAACGGCAAGAGCGAGGAACTCCTCGCCAAGGCCTTCCCCGGCGCGGACCGCGACAAGATCGTCGTCTCGACCAAGGTCGGCTACGACTTCTACCAGCACGGCGACGACCGGGGCCGCGGCCAGCGGGAGATCCCCCACAACTTCGGCCTCGCCTTCATCCGCGAGGCGGTGGAGAAGGCCCTCCAGCGCATCGGCACCGACCGGATCGACATCCTCCACCTCCACAACATCCGCATGGAGCAGGTCGACGACCAGCTCCTCTGGGACCTCATGGAGACCCTCCGCCAGGAAGGGAAGATCCGCGCCTGGGGCGCCGCCCTCGGGCCCGCCATCGGCTGGCTCTACGAGGGGGTCGACACGGTGAAGCGGCACCAGCCCCACGTCCTCCAGCACATCTACAACCTCCTGGAGCAGCACCCCGGCAAGGCGATCATGGACGAAGGGGCCAGCCCCGACACCCGCTACCTCGTCCGCGTCCCCCACTCCAGCGGCATGCTCGAGGGGAAGTACACCACCGAGACCGTCTTCCCCCCGAACGACCACCGCGTCCACCGCCCCCGCAGCTGGCTGCTGAACGGCGTGCAGAAGGTGGAGACCCTCCGCTTCCTCGAAAACGCGAACCGGACCCTCGGCCAGGCGACCCTCCAGTGGCTCCTCGCCGATCCCCGGATCGGGAGCACCCTCCCGAACATCTACAACGAGGAACAGCTCGTCGAATTCGCCACCGCCCCCGACACGGCCCGCCTCACCCCCGAGGAAATGGACCGGATCGCCGCCCTCCATGCCGACAACTTCGGCGTCCGCGACGAGGAACCCGGAAAGTACAAGGGAACGATGTCGCGCGAGACGGCGACCGCCTGA
- a CDS encoding type II toxin-antitoxin system PemK/MazF family toxin: protein MALIPSEIETYGLYLADLGAVPGRDLRGLLPVVLVSREEMNAALDTVVVCPLSTNNHPAWRSRILIRHAGKESGIAVDQIRSLRADRLVRKLGQLTQRDATELRRLICEMYGTA, encoded by the coding sequence ATGGCCTTGATACCCTCTGAGATCGAAACGTACGGCCTCTACCTGGCCGACCTCGGCGCCGTCCCGGGACGCGACCTGCGGGGCCTCCTCCCCGTCGTCCTCGTCAGCCGGGAGGAGATGAACGCGGCGCTCGACACCGTCGTCGTCTGCCCGCTCTCGACGAACAACCATCCCGCGTGGCGTTCCCGCATCCTGATCCGGCATGCCGGAAAGGAGAGCGGCATCGCCGTCGACCAGATCCGGAGCCTCCGGGCGGACCGGTTGGTGCGGAAGCTGGGGCAGCTCACCCAGCGGGACGCCACCGAGCTCAGGCGTCTGATCTGCGAGATGTACGGGACCGCTTAG